A region from the Candidatus Sulfotelmatobacter sp. genome encodes:
- a CDS encoding HAD family hydrolase, whose product MRVLVADSPALSASRMRTAAEGLALRGHQVIRKLEPDGGRNPQLVLGAGPPAGAVVRGWRAAAHVVVQQITPAELRRWSLVDRWLWASLYAFALVEERDAGEIRLHPGPLLLDRVGLWSSEAPAERPAAEHADVEILERAGERSIARHRSAAPRRAVFLDRDGTLVEEVGYLDDPERLRLLPGVAGALRSLHAAGFALVVISNQSGVGRGLYTMATAYAVMARLRSELRREGVELDAIYFCPHRPDQGCACRKPGIELVERAAEDLLLDPRHSVMIGDKQIDIETARRAGAAGLLVQSGYGEEEARRIEQAGAPRPDHVASDFAAAARWAIDRLA is encoded by the coding sequence GTGAGAGTGCTGGTGGCGGATTCGCCCGCGCTGAGCGCGAGCCGCATGCGCACTGCCGCCGAGGGATTGGCGCTGCGCGGACACCAGGTGATCCGGAAGCTGGAACCGGACGGCGGCCGGAATCCGCAGCTGGTGCTGGGCGCCGGTCCTCCGGCGGGTGCGGTGGTGCGCGGCTGGCGGGCGGCGGCGCACGTGGTGGTGCAGCAGATCACTCCGGCGGAGCTCAGGCGCTGGTCGCTCGTGGATCGCTGGCTATGGGCCTCGCTCTACGCCTTCGCGCTGGTCGAAGAGCGGGACGCCGGCGAGATTCGACTGCATCCGGGGCCGCTCCTCCTGGATCGAGTGGGACTCTGGTCCAGCGAGGCTCCCGCCGAACGACCGGCGGCCGAGCACGCCGATGTCGAGATCCTCGAGCGCGCCGGCGAGCGATCGATCGCGCGACATCGGAGCGCCGCGCCGCGGCGCGCGGTGTTCCTGGACCGCGACGGCACTCTGGTCGAGGAGGTGGGCTATCTCGACGATCCCGAGCGCCTGCGCCTCCTCCCCGGAGTGGCAGGGGCGCTCCGCTCGTTGCACGCCGCCGGCTTCGCCCTGGTGGTGATCTCGAACCAGTCGGGCGTCGGCCGGGGCCTCTACACCATGGCGACGGCGTACGCCGTGATGGCGCGACTTCGCTCCGAACTCCGTCGCGAAGGCGTGGAGCTCGACGCCATCTATTTCTGTCCTCACCGTCCGGACCAGGGCTGCGCCTGTCGCAAGCCCGGCATCGAGCTGGTGGAACGCGCGGCCGAAGACCTGCTGCTCGACCCACGCCACTCGGTCATGATCGGGGACAAGCAGATCGACATCGAGACCGCGCGCCGGGCGGGCGCGGCCGGACTGCTGGTGCAGAGCGGCTACGGCGAGGAAGAGGCGCGGCGCATCGAGCAGGCCGGCGCCCCCAGGCCCGACCACGTGGCGTCGGATTTCGCCGCCGCGGCGCGCTGGGCCATCGATCGGCTCGCGTGA
- a CDS encoding glycosyltransferase family 9 protein — protein MSRAPKPLAIPAGGFREIAILRLSSLGDVVLTLPVVHALRAAFPDARIHYWVKEEYAEALSADPAIDHVRMLERDGRRLEDLVSMSAELEACDLIVDLHASSRTRVLTFRQGAPVLRVRNQRLLRSRWVHARWTGPRPADPVVERYARTLAPLGIEAAEAPRLTVGPEVERWAADWCAARGAAPRIGFCPAAQHATKRWPEEHWLSLLELQLARGRRVVAFSLPREREQFPRLLSAIESQSSAGWCSEKLQRQAALMSRLDAVVCGDTGLMHVAAARGARVVAMFGSTSPALGFAPAGGGHIVLCRNEPCQPCTLHGRERCPLGHFHCMKKLLPGEVEAAVEDVLAGAPARAGGPVSN, from the coding sequence ATGAGCCGGGCGCCGAAGCCGCTCGCGATACCGGCGGGAGGCTTCCGCGAGATCGCAATCCTGCGGCTCTCCTCGCTCGGCGACGTGGTGCTGACTCTGCCGGTGGTGCACGCGCTGCGCGCGGCATTCCCCGACGCGCGAATTCACTACTGGGTGAAGGAAGAGTACGCCGAGGCGCTGAGTGCCGATCCGGCCATCGATCACGTGAGGATGCTCGAGCGCGACGGGCGCCGCCTCGAGGACCTGGTCTCGATGAGCGCCGAGCTCGAGGCCTGCGATCTGATCGTGGATCTCCACGCCAGCTCGCGCACCCGCGTCCTCACCTTCCGCCAGGGCGCGCCCGTGTTGCGGGTGCGCAACCAGCGCCTGCTCCGCTCGCGCTGGGTGCACGCGCGCTGGACCGGGCCGCGGCCCGCCGATCCGGTCGTCGAGCGCTACGCGCGAACGCTCGCGCCACTCGGTATCGAGGCGGCGGAAGCGCCGCGGCTGACGGTCGGGCCCGAGGTCGAGCGATGGGCGGCGGACTGGTGTGCCGCCCGGGGAGCGGCACCGCGCATCGGCTTTTGTCCGGCCGCTCAGCACGCCACCAAACGCTGGCCGGAAGAACACTGGCTCTCGCTGCTCGAGCTCCAGCTCGCACGGGGCCGGCGGGTGGTGGCGTTCTCGCTGCCGCGCGAGCGCGAACAATTCCCGAGGCTGCTGAGCGCGATCGAGAGCCAGTCGAGCGCGGGCTGGTGCTCGGAGAAGCTCCAGCGCCAGGCGGCGCTCATGAGCCGTCTCGACGCGGTGGTGTGCGGCGACACCGGCCTGATGCACGTGGCGGCCGCGCGCGGGGCGCGGGTGGTGGCGATGTTCGGCAGCACCTCGCCGGCGCTGGGGTTCGCGCCCGCCGGCGGCGGGCACATCGTGCTGTGCCGCAACGAGCCATGCCAGCCGTGCACGCTCCACGGCCGGGAGCGCTGCCCCCTCGGACACTTCCACTGTATGAAGAAGCTGCTGCCGGGGGAGGTCGAGGCGGCGGTCGAGGACGTGCTGGCGGGAGCGCCCGCTCGGGCCGGAGGGCCCGTTTCCAATTGA
- the waaF gene encoding lipopolysaccharide heptosyltransferase II encodes MGDAGRLLVRIPNWLGDAIMARPMLSAIRRHFTGARVVAVGPAALLELLEGDGHWDESAPRDVDPRSTPALGAPADLAIVCPPSFSSAWRAWRLGCRRRVGFRGEARDWLLTDPIARPSRGSLHLSEEYLLLSARVGASAFETPPLRAPALETGSGAPPGSAENDHAPFAILAPGATYGPAKRWPAERFVAVGRALTARGLAVRVCGVGAEREICESVASAIAAARSLAGLTSLQQLARLCSGARLVVANDSGLAHLAAAVGAPTVVVFGSTSSAWTAPLGPKVRVVQRPPVCSPCFQRACTIGYRCLEAVPVRDVLGAAEELAA; translated from the coding sequence GTGGGCGACGCCGGGCGGTTGCTGGTCCGGATACCGAACTGGCTCGGCGACGCGATCATGGCGCGACCGATGCTGAGTGCGATTCGGCGGCACTTCACCGGCGCGCGGGTGGTCGCGGTCGGGCCCGCGGCGCTGCTCGAGTTGCTGGAAGGGGACGGCCACTGGGACGAGTCGGCGCCGCGCGACGTCGACCCGCGCTCGACGCCGGCGCTCGGCGCCCCCGCCGATCTCGCCATCGTCTGCCCGCCCTCGTTTTCGAGCGCGTGGCGGGCCTGGCGGCTGGGCTGCCGCCGGCGAGTCGGCTTCCGCGGCGAAGCCCGCGACTGGCTGCTGACCGATCCGATCGCGCGCCCCTCGAGAGGGAGTCTGCATCTGTCCGAGGAATACCTGTTGCTGTCGGCGCGCGTCGGGGCCTCGGCGTTCGAAACCCCGCCACTGCGCGCGCCCGCGCTCGAGACGGGGAGTGGGGCGCCGCCGGGCTCCGCGGAGAACGACCACGCGCCCTTCGCGATCCTCGCGCCGGGCGCGACCTACGGGCCGGCGAAGCGCTGGCCCGCGGAGCGCTTCGTGGCGGTGGGCAGGGCGCTGACGGCTCGCGGCCTGGCGGTGCGCGTCTGCGGGGTCGGGGCCGAGCGCGAGATCTGCGAGTCGGTGGCCTCGGCGATCGCAGCAGCGCGATCGCTGGCCGGCCTGACTTCGCTCCAGCAGCTGGCGCGCCTGTGCTCCGGCGCGCGCCTGGTGGTGGCCAACGACTCGGGGCTCGCGCACCTCGCGGCCGCGGTCGGCGCGCCGACCGTGGTGGTGTTCGGCTCGACCAGCAGCGCGTGGACGGCGCCGCTGGGCCCGAAGGTGCGGGTGGTGCAGCGACCGCCGGTCTGCTCGCCCTGTTTCCAGCGCGCCTGCACGATCGGCTATCGCTGTCTCGAAGCCGTGCCGGTGCGCGACGTGCTCGGCGCCGCCGAGGAGCTGGCGGCGTGA
- a CDS encoding Minf_1886 family protein, producing the protein MAQEIAFWEVVDEIREADGRYRREAYGFLMAALGITVHGLPEERKLDPARRHLSGGELLEGMVRLARNEFGELAPTVFSEWGVHHGEDVGEMVFQLVASGQLSARPEDTLEDFRGFRLMEALRGGGTLPAGSS; encoded by the coding sequence ATGGCTCAGGAAATCGCCTTCTGGGAAGTGGTGGACGAGATCCGCGAGGCCGACGGGCGGTATCGCCGCGAGGCCTACGGCTTCCTGATGGCGGCGCTCGGCATCACCGTGCACGGGCTTCCCGAGGAGCGGAAGCTGGATCCGGCGCGGCGGCACCTGAGCGGCGGCGAGCTGCTGGAGGGAATGGTGCGGCTCGCGCGCAACGAATTCGGCGAGCTCGCCCCGACCGTGTTCAGCGAGTGGGGTGTCCATCACGGAGAGGATGTCGGCGAGATGGTCTTCCAGCTGGTGGCGAGCGGGCAGCTCAGCGCCCGGCCGGAGGACACCCTCGAGGACTTTCGCGGGTTTCGCCTGATGGAGGCGCTGCGCGGAGGCGGTACGCTCCCCGCCGGGTCCTCGTGA
- a CDS encoding C25 family cysteine peptidase, with protein MVASRRLASFAFAALTSLGVAHSSFANSLPPGPVVGHPADYVIITPSAYASEFQRLAKFKTHVGVPALVKTLEAIVTEYPGGRDDAERVRMFLQDASQQWNTHWALLGGLPPEVPARRVHSTFFGGLDFVTDLYFGSLHGTWDANGNGVFGEGYVSSADPGDSVDLSVQVYIGRAPVRSVAEARDFVNKTIAASAVPFDPTPHAALLAADALFPHPWNGTDPLSLDGADFTEVVRSVIVGTPGAGVTRLYQNWNDPRWPDAQPLSRASLLSELRAGTDFYLDVNFGGPLVMTAANDSVTAADLDALGDAARSTHAWMTGAWCGNFEGDCLAAHFVRGASGGAVTCVAASTELFFTPLLNYQQGYAAALYPPASDPEGEALAAAKAPFIDYSAYDGVHRTTEMALNLIGDPGLQIRPVEPLALEADFSSAVSVGSPGFEVVVTAAGAPLARARVAVEFGDEALAVSMTDITGRAQVELTPAHAGVEALTVTALDGSRLEGAVQVNEALAVERGGSPATRLDAPLPNPAFANARLSGEAASNGSLALFDVGGRRLREFAIAPGRFDLRWDLGDASGRRVPAGLYFARLSSGPATLVQRLLVTR; from the coding sequence ATGGTCGCCTCGCGCCGCCTTGCCAGTTTCGCGTTCGCCGCGCTCACGTCGCTGGGGGTCGCGCATTCGTCCTTCGCGAACTCCCTTCCACCCGGGCCGGTGGTCGGGCATCCCGCCGACTACGTGATCATCACTCCTTCGGCCTACGCCAGCGAGTTCCAGCGTCTCGCGAAATTCAAGACCCACGTCGGCGTTCCGGCGCTGGTCAAGACCCTCGAGGCGATCGTGACCGAGTATCCGGGCGGGCGAGACGACGCCGAACGCGTCCGGATGTTCCTGCAGGACGCGAGCCAGCAGTGGAACACGCACTGGGCGTTGCTCGGCGGTCTGCCGCCCGAGGTGCCGGCGCGGCGCGTGCACAGCACGTTCTTCGGCGGCCTGGACTTCGTGACCGATCTCTACTTCGGATCGCTCCACGGCACCTGGGACGCCAACGGCAACGGGGTCTTCGGCGAGGGCTACGTCTCGAGCGCCGATCCGGGCGACAGCGTGGATCTCAGCGTGCAAGTCTACATCGGGCGCGCGCCGGTCAGGAGCGTCGCCGAAGCGCGAGACTTCGTGAACAAGACGATCGCCGCCAGCGCCGTGCCGTTCGATCCGACGCCGCATGCCGCGTTGCTGGCCGCCGACGCGTTGTTCCCTCACCCCTGGAACGGAACCGATCCGTTGAGCCTCGACGGCGCGGACTTCACCGAGGTCGTGCGCAGCGTGATCGTGGGGACGCCCGGCGCCGGCGTGACGCGCCTCTACCAGAACTGGAATGATCCGCGCTGGCCGGACGCGCAGCCGCTTTCGCGTGCCTCCCTGCTCTCCGAGCTTCGCGCCGGCACGGATTTCTATCTCGACGTGAACTTCGGCGGCCCCCTCGTGATGACGGCGGCCAATGATTCGGTGACCGCCGCGGACCTCGATGCGCTGGGCGACGCGGCCCGTTCCACACACGCCTGGATGACCGGCGCGTGGTGCGGCAACTTTGAGGGCGATTGCCTGGCCGCTCACTTCGTGCGAGGCGCGAGCGGCGGGGCGGTGACCTGCGTGGCCGCATCGACCGAGTTGTTCTTCACGCCGCTCCTCAACTATCAGCAGGGCTACGCGGCCGCGCTCTACCCGCCGGCCTCGGATCCCGAGGGGGAGGCGCTGGCGGCGGCCAAGGCGCCGTTCATCGACTACTCGGCCTACGACGGCGTCCATCGCACCACCGAGATGGCCCTCAACCTGATCGGCGATCCGGGGCTGCAGATCCGTCCGGTCGAACCGCTGGCACTCGAAGCCGATTTCTCCTCGGCCGTCTCGGTCGGCAGCCCGGGCTTCGAGGTGGTCGTCACCGCAGCCGGCGCGCCGCTCGCCCGCGCGCGTGTGGCGGTGGAATTCGGCGACGAAGCGCTGGCGGTGTCGATGACCGATATTACGGGCCGGGCGCAGGTCGAGCTGACCCCGGCGCACGCGGGCGTCGAGGCCCTGACGGTCACGGCACTCGACGGCAGCCGCCTCGAGGGCGCCGTTCAGGTGAACGAGGCGCTCGCGGTCGAGCGGGGCGGTTCCCCGGCGACGCGCCTCGACGCCCCGCTGCCCAATCCGGCGTTCGCGAACGCGCGGCTCTCGGGGGAAGCGGCATCGAATGGTTCGCTCGCGCTCTTCGATGTGGGCGGACGGCGGCTGCGCGAGTTCGCCATCGCTCCGGGCCGGTTCGATCTGCGCTGGGATCTCGGCGACGCGAGCGGACGTCGCGTGCCCGCGGGATTGTACTTCGCGCGGCTCTCCTCCGGCCCGGCGACCCTCGTTCAGCGACTGCTGGTCACGCGCTGA
- the proS gene encoding proline--tRNA ligase, which produces MSQTDDKKQFVEDLTDQSDDFSRWYNEVVRKAQLADYTPVRGSMVIRPYGYALWENMQQQLDRRIKATGHQNAYFPLLIPESLLALEAEHVEGFAPQVAWVTHGGNDKLEERYCIRPTSEAIIGHLYSRWIESYRDLPVLINQWANVMRWEKVTRLFLRTAEFLWQEGHTAHAGGAEAQEEVLRMLEVYRDFVENELAIPVWPGKKSDAEKFAGADATYTVEALMRDGKALQAGTSHNLGQHFAKVFDITFQDEQGKRQYVHQTSWGMTTRMIGGVVMTHGDDQGLKMPPRVAPIQAVVIPIWRKPEEKSAVLEFLDRVRAALADRVRLHVDARDQYSPGWKYNEYELRGVPVRLEVGPRDVSAQSVMSVRRDTRAKQPIPLAELGVRVPALLGQVQRDLFDSALKFREENTAFARDLGEIEAHFAERRGFVATPWEGDAKFEAEVKARTMATLRCVPLDQSRFREQASGRSWALFARSY; this is translated from the coding sequence GTGAGCCAGACCGACGACAAGAAGCAGTTCGTCGAGGACCTGACCGACCAGTCCGACGATTTCTCGCGCTGGTACAACGAGGTGGTGCGCAAGGCCCAGCTCGCCGACTACACACCGGTGCGCGGCTCGATGGTGATCCGGCCCTATGGCTACGCACTGTGGGAGAACATGCAGCAGCAACTCGACCGGCGCATCAAGGCCACCGGCCATCAGAATGCCTACTTTCCGCTGCTGATCCCGGAGAGCCTGCTGGCCCTGGAGGCTGAGCACGTCGAGGGGTTCGCGCCCCAGGTCGCGTGGGTCACGCACGGCGGCAACGACAAGCTCGAAGAGCGCTACTGCATCCGCCCGACCAGCGAGGCCATCATCGGCCATCTCTACTCGCGCTGGATCGAGTCCTATCGGGACCTCCCGGTGCTCATCAACCAGTGGGCCAACGTGATGCGCTGGGAAAAGGTGACGCGGCTGTTCCTGCGCACCGCCGAGTTCCTGTGGCAGGAGGGTCATACCGCCCACGCCGGCGGAGCCGAAGCGCAGGAAGAAGTGCTGCGCATGCTCGAGGTGTATCGCGATTTCGTCGAGAACGAACTCGCCATCCCGGTCTGGCCGGGGAAGAAGAGCGACGCCGAGAAGTTCGCCGGCGCCGACGCGACCTACACCGTCGAGGCCCTGATGCGCGACGGCAAGGCCCTGCAGGCCGGCACTTCTCACAATCTCGGGCAGCATTTCGCGAAAGTGTTCGACATCACCTTCCAGGACGAGCAGGGCAAGCGCCAGTACGTCCATCAGACGTCATGGGGCATGACCACTCGCATGATCGGCGGCGTGGTGATGACCCACGGGGACGATCAGGGATTGAAGATGCCGCCCCGCGTGGCGCCGATCCAGGCGGTGGTGATCCCGATCTGGCGGAAGCCGGAAGAGAAGTCGGCGGTGCTCGAGTTCCTCGACCGAGTGCGGGCGGCGCTGGCGGATCGCGTGCGCCTCCACGTCGACGCCCGCGATCAGTATTCGCCGGGCTGGAAGTACAACGAGTACGAGTTGCGCGGCGTGCCGGTGCGCCTCGAGGTCGGTCCTCGCGACGTGAGCGCGCAGTCGGTGATGAGCGTGCGCCGCGACACTCGCGCCAAACAGCCGATTCCGCTGGCCGAGCTCGGCGTCCGCGTGCCGGCGTTGCTCGGCCAGGTCCAGCGCGATCTGTTCGATTCGGCGCTCAAGTTCCGCGAGGAGAACACCGCGTTCGCCAGGGACCTCGGCGAGATCGAAGCGCATTTCGCCGAACGGCGCGGCTTCGTGGCCACACCCTGGGAGGGCGACGCGAAGTTCGAGGCCGAGGTCAAGGCCCGTACCATGGCGACGTTGCGCTGCGTGCCGCTCGATCAGTCGCGCTTCCGCGAGCAGGCATCGGGCCGCAGCTGGGCGCTGTTCGCGCGCTCCTACTGA
- a CDS encoding ABC transporter ATP-binding protein has product MKTYLRLLGYLKPYRTRLALALLCMVLYALMSAVSLGMVAPFMRILFERTGVMGQVSGVAGLAMQSDRLTGWPEPLRAWAQGALLDARPLVALERVCVLILVALALKNLADYLQAYLMVTVEQAAIRDLRSGMFSHLMQLPLSFFQESRGGALLSRMTNDLEFARASLAAGVGNLVKDSLTLLGCLAWVFLASWRLALLAMVVLPPAAVALVAIGRKMRQRSTRAQQRIAEVSSIVQETAAGVRVVKGFGMEGYERNRFDQANDGYYRAVVKLRRVSAAARPVSEYAIVVVAVAMLWVGGQQIFVNHSLAPQQFILFVTALLSTISPIKSLSEVNANIQQGISAGERIFALFDAPPTEVDRAGARALPRLAHGLRFDQVSFAYDHDKPVLENVSFEVRRGEVLALVGPSGAGKSTALDLLARFREPTMGRIILDGVDIRDGTIASLRSQLGIVTQETLLFHDTVSHNIAYGLTGVDPDAVIAAARAAHAHDFIMRLPRRYETVIGERGTRLSGGERQRLAIARALLRNPAILLLDEATSALDTESERLVQDALEHLMRDRTVVVIAHRLSTVQHADRIVVLEHGRVVATGTHAELMLAGGAYRRLYELQFTG; this is encoded by the coding sequence ATGAAGACCTACCTTCGGCTGCTCGGCTATCTCAAGCCCTATCGGACCCGGCTGGCGCTGGCGCTCCTGTGCATGGTGCTCTACGCACTGATGTCGGCGGTGTCGCTGGGCATGGTGGCGCCGTTCATGCGCATCCTGTTCGAGCGCACCGGCGTGATGGGGCAGGTGTCCGGAGTCGCCGGCCTCGCGATGCAATCCGACCGCCTCACCGGATGGCCCGAGCCGTTGCGCGCTTGGGCCCAGGGCGCTCTGCTCGACGCGCGGCCGCTGGTGGCCCTCGAGCGCGTGTGCGTGCTGATCCTGGTGGCGCTCGCGCTCAAGAATCTCGCCGACTATCTGCAGGCCTACCTGATGGTGACGGTGGAACAGGCGGCCATCCGCGATCTCCGCAGCGGCATGTTCTCGCACCTGATGCAGCTGCCGCTCTCGTTCTTCCAGGAATCCCGCGGCGGCGCGCTGCTCTCGCGCATGACCAACGACCTGGAATTCGCGCGCGCCTCGCTGGCGGCCGGAGTCGGCAACCTGGTCAAGGACTCGCTCACCCTGCTCGGGTGCCTGGCCTGGGTGTTCCTGGCGTCGTGGCGTCTGGCGCTGCTGGCGATGGTCGTGCTGCCGCCGGCGGCGGTGGCGCTGGTGGCGATCGGGCGAAAGATGCGCCAGCGCTCAACTCGCGCCCAGCAGCGCATCGCCGAAGTCAGCAGCATCGTGCAGGAGACCGCGGCGGGCGTGCGAGTGGTCAAGGGCTTCGGCATGGAAGGTTACGAACGGAATCGGTTCGATCAGGCCAACGACGGCTACTACCGCGCCGTCGTCAAGCTGCGCCGGGTCTCGGCCGCGGCCCGACCGGTGAGCGAATACGCGATCGTGGTCGTGGCGGTGGCCATGCTGTGGGTGGGGGGTCAGCAAATCTTCGTCAACCATTCGCTCGCCCCTCAGCAGTTCATCCTGTTCGTGACCGCGCTGCTCAGCACCATCTCGCCGATCAAGAGCCTGTCCGAGGTCAACGCCAACATTCAGCAGGGCATCTCCGCGGGCGAGCGGATCTTCGCGCTGTTCGACGCTCCGCCCACCGAGGTGGATCGCGCGGGCGCTCGCGCGCTGCCGAGACTGGCGCACGGCCTGCGCTTCGATCAGGTGAGCTTCGCCTACGACCACGACAAGCCGGTGCTCGAGAACGTGAGTTTCGAGGTTCGGCGGGGCGAGGTGCTGGCGCTGGTGGGCCCGAGCGGCGCGGGGAAGAGCACGGCGCTCGATCTGCTGGCGCGATTCCGCGAGCCGACCATGGGCCGCATCATCCTCGACGGCGTGGACATTCGAGACGGCACCATCGCCTCGCTTCGCTCCCAGCTCGGCATCGTCACCCAGGAGACCCTGCTGTTCCACGACACCGTCTCTCACAATATCGCTTACGGCCTGACCGGCGTGGACCCGGACGCGGTGATCGCGGCCGCGCGCGCCGCGCACGCGCACGATTTCATCATGCGGTTGCCGAGGCGCTACGAGACCGTGATCGGCGAGCGCGGCACCCGGCTGTCGGGCGGCGAGCGGCAGCGGCTCGCGATCGCCCGGGCGCTGCTGCGCAATCCCGCCATTCTGCTGCTCGACGAGGCCACCTCGGCGCTCGACACCGAAAGCGAACGCCTGGTGCAGGACGCGCTCGAGCACCTGATGCGTGATCGCACCGTGGTGGTGATCGCGCACCGGCTCTCCACCGTGCAGCACGCCGACCGCATCGTGGTGCTCGAGCACGGTCGGGTCGTGGCCACCGGGACCCACGCCGAGCTGATGCTGGCGGGCGGCGCCTACCGCCGGCTCTACGAGCTTCAGTTCACGGGATGA
- a CDS encoding DUF4388 domain-containing protein has product MALQGNLRDFSATEILQLVASQKKTGCLMMEWNTERAVVYVQEGRIVSTRNRGQQKDDPLLVFLHKVHRLSDEQYRGILTIQRESNRDVEDLLLNGRYLDADELAGYVERQILDDLTRLVRWEDGTYRFDPHSRWNAPPVVRLSIEGALIEAARRVDEQKRFVQVFRDPYQLLGVHDLPDPNEPLSEEERELFGIVDGQHTVQEIVDAAPLSEYEAYEALFRMLQANWIEVVGRRDPGQAPATPVSAPVRRLVPRDLSWSREALVAVAIAALAFGLRLGAQRIAASAPPPPANDVFAAAQMRDLRFALDLYRREHGGYPPSLQDLIEARWIDADQIKVSGYALHYLPVEGGASYQLDVDRSR; this is encoded by the coding sequence ATGGCGCTCCAGGGAAATCTTCGCGACTTCTCGGCCACCGAGATCCTCCAGCTGGTGGCCAGCCAGAAGAAGACCGGCTGTCTGATGATGGAGTGGAACACCGAGCGCGCAGTGGTCTACGTTCAGGAAGGGCGCATCGTCTCCACCCGCAATCGCGGCCAGCAGAAGGACGACCCGCTGCTGGTGTTCCTCCACAAGGTGCACCGGCTGTCGGATGAGCAATACCGCGGCATCCTGACGATTCAGCGCGAGTCCAACCGCGACGTCGAGGATCTGCTCCTCAACGGCCGGTACCTCGACGCCGACGAGCTGGCCGGCTACGTCGAGCGCCAGATCCTCGACGATCTCACGCGACTGGTGCGCTGGGAGGACGGCACCTATCGGTTCGATCCGCACAGCCGCTGGAACGCGCCGCCGGTCGTACGCCTGAGCATCGAGGGCGCACTGATCGAAGCCGCCCGCCGGGTGGACGAGCAGAAGCGTTTCGTCCAGGTGTTCCGCGATCCCTACCAGCTGCTCGGGGTTCACGACCTGCCCGACCCCAACGAGCCGCTCTCCGAAGAGGAGCGCGAGCTGTTCGGCATCGTCGACGGACAGCACACGGTGCAGGAGATCGTCGACGCGGCGCCGCTTTCGGAGTACGAGGCCTACGAAGCGCTGTTTCGGATGCTTCAGGCCAATTGGATCGAGGTGGTCGGACGCCGCGACCCCGGCCAGGCCCCGGCCACGCCGGTGTCCGCGCCCGTTCGCCGGCTGGTGCCGCGCGACCTGTCGTGGAGCCGCGAGGCGCTGGTGGCGGTCGCGATCGCGGCTCTCGCCTTCGGGCTGCGGCTGGGGGCGCAACGCATCGCGGCCAGCGCGCCCCCGCCGCCCGCCAACGACGTCTTCGCCGCGGCGCAGATGCGTGACCTGCGCTTCGCGCTGGACCTCTACCGCCGCGAGCACGGCGGCTACCCGCCCTCGCTCCAGGATCTGATCGAAGCGCGCTGGATCGATGCCGACCAGATCAAGGTCTCGGGCTATGCGCTTCACTACCTGCCGGTCGAAGGCGGCGCCAGCTACCAGCTCGACGTCGATCGAAGCCGCTAG